A single region of the Hemibagrus wyckioides isolate EC202008001 unplaced genomic scaffold, SWU_Hwy_1.0 Contig10, whole genome shotgun sequence genome encodes:
- the LOC131349731 gene encoding uncharacterized protein LOC131349731, translated as MVNNSLGSLSPPTVLDVNCHLSERGVTDIGLKVPALREAFATLLASIHNQDFLFVVGKRIVMRLAAANNQDVVGVLLAYEALIRFLRTSSNQESIKADLSSCDHHYNFLDVFYELILFGCFINGSKPQPFKGGFLERLLALFSMWDVDVWEPAAELYFTVLIDYLTELVEVLFTQPLELTSDPAALATTVQRLLKLHVQLMMDILEEL; from the exons atggtgaataactccttaggatcattatcgccacctactgtactggatgtgaa ctgccatctttcagaaagaggggtgactgacatcggcctgaaggtgcccgctctccgtgaggcattcgct actctgcttgccagcatccacaaccaggACTTCTTGTTCGTGGTGGGAAAAAGGattgtcatgcgactggcagcagctaacaaccag gatgtagttggtgtgctgttggcctacgaggccctgattcgattcctgaggacgtcttccaatcaggaatcgattaaagcagacctcagctcctgt gatcaccactacaacttcctggatgttttttatgagctgattctcttcggctgctttataaatggctcaaaacctcagcca tttaagggaggattcttggagcgcctgcttgcgctcttcagcatgtgggacgtggacgtgtgggagcctgcagcagagctgtacttcacagtgcttatt gattaccttacagagcttgttgaagtactgttcactcagcctctggagctgaccagtgacccagcagccttagccaccacagttcagcgactcctcaagctgcacgtccagctgatgatggacattttggaggagctctga